In Camelus ferus isolate YT-003-E chromosome 10, BCGSAC_Cfer_1.0, whole genome shotgun sequence, the following proteins share a genomic window:
- the LOC102508380 gene encoding olfactory receptor 56A4, whose product MASPSNYSSAPVSEFLLICFPNYQSWQHWLSLPLTLLFLLAMGANATLLITIRLEASLHEPMYYLLSLLSLLDMVLCLTVIPKVLAIFWFNLRSINFSACFLQMFIMNCFLAMESCTFMVMAYDRYVAICHPLRYPSIITDQFVAKAAMFVVARNGLFFLPVPILSARLRYCAENIIKNCICTNLSVSKLSCDDITFNRLYQFVAGWTLLGSDLILIVLSYSFILKAVLRIKAEGAAAKALSTCSSHFILILFFSTVLLVLAITNLARKRILPDVPILLNILHHLIPPALNPIVYGVRTKEIKQGIQKLLRRL is encoded by the coding sequence ATGGCATCACCCAGCAACTACTCCTCTGCTCCAGTCTCCGAATTCCTCCTCATTTGCTTCCCTAACTACCAGAGTTGGCAGCACTGGctgtccctgcccctcaccctcctcttcctcctggccaTGGGGGCCAATGCCACCCTCCTGATCACCATCCGGTTGGAGGCCTCTCTGCACGAGCCCATGTACTACCtgctcagcctcctctccctgctggacATGGTGCTCTGTCTCACCGTCATCCCCAAGGTCCTGGCCATCTTCTGGTTTAACCTCAGGTCCATCAACttctcagcctgcttcctccAGATGTTCATCATGAATTGCTTCCTTGCCATGGAGTCCTGCACATTCATGgtcatggcctatgaccgctatgtggccatctgccaCCCACTGAGGTACCCATCCATCATCACTGATCAATTTGTAGCTAAGGCAGCCATGTTTGTTGTGGCCCGGAATggcctcttttttcttcctgttccaaTCCTTTCTGCCAGGCTCAGATACTGTGCAGAGAACATCATCAAGAACTGCATCTGCACTAACCTTTCTGTGTCCAAGCTCTCCTGTGACGACATCACCTTCAATCGGCTCTACCAGTTTGTGGCCGGCTGGACCCTACTGGGCTCTGACCTCATCCTTATTGTTCTTTCCTACTCCTTTATTCTGAAAGCTGTGCTGAGGATCAAAGCTGAAGGTGCTGCGGCCAAGGCCCTGAGCACCTGTAGCTCCCACTTCATCCTCATCCTCTTCTTCAGCACAGTCCTGCTGGTTCTGGCCATCACTAACTTGGCCAGGAAGAGAATTCTCCCAGATGTCCCCATCCTGCTCAACATCCTGCACCACCTCATCCCCCCAGCTCTGAACCCCATTGTTTATGGTGTGAGAACCAAGGAGATCAAGCAGGGAATCCAGAAGCTACTGAGGAGGTTGTAG
- the LOC102517213 gene encoding olfactory receptor 56A1, whose protein sequence is MTSPSNYSSAPVSEFLLICFPNYQSWQHWLSLPLTLLFLLAMGANAILLITIWLEESLHEPMYYLLSLLSLLDMVLCLTVIPKVLAIFWFDIRSISFSACFFQMFIMNSFLPMESCTFMVMAYDRYVAICHPLRYPSIITGQFVAKASAFIIARNSLLLSPVPILSAQLRYCGKNVIENCICANLSVSRLSCDNFSLNRIYQFVAGWTLLGSDFLLIFLSYIFILRAVLRFKAEGALVKALSTCGSHFILILFFSTILLVVVLTNVARGRIPMDIPILLNVLHHLIPPALNPIVYGFRTKELKQGFQKLLQRGL, encoded by the coding sequence ATGACATCACCCAGCAACTACTCTTCTGCTCCAGTCTCTGAATTCCTCCTCATTTGCTTCCCTAACTACCAGAGTTGGCAGCACTGGctgtccctgcccctcaccctcctcttcctcctggccaTGGGGGCCAATGCCATCCTCCTGATCACCATCTGGCTGGAAGAATCTCTGCATGAGCCCATGTACTACCtgctcagcctcctctccctgctggacATGGTGCTCTGTCTCACCGTCATCCCCAAGGTCCTGGCCATTTTCTGGTTTGACATCAGGTCCATCAGcttctctgcctgtttcttcCAGATGTTCATCATGAACAGTTTCCTCCCCATGGAGTCCTGCACATTCATGgtcatggcctatgaccgctatgtggccatctgccaTCCACTACGATACCCATCCATCATCACTGGCCAATTTGTGGCCAAGGCTAGTGCTTTCATCATAGCTCGAAACTCTTTGCTGCTTTCACCTGTTCCCATTCTCTCTGCCCAGCTCCGCTATTGTGGGAAAAATGTCATTGAGAACTGCATCTGTGCCAACCTGTCTGTGTCCAGGCTCTCCTGTGACAATTTCTCCCTGAACAGAATCTACCAATTTGTGGCTGGTTGGACCTTACTGGGCTCAgatttcctcctcatcttcctctcctACATCTTCATCCTAAGAGCTGTTCTGAGGTTTAAGGCCGAAGGGGCTTTAGTCAAGGCTCTGAGCACATGTGGCTCCCACTTTATTCTCATCCTCTTCTTCAGCACCATCCTGCTGGTTGTGGTGTTGACAAATGTGGCCAGAGGGAGGATCCCCATGGACATCCCGATCCTGCTCAATGTCCTTCACCACCTCATACCCCCTGCCTTGAACCCTATTGTATATGGATTTCGAACCAAAGAGTTAAAACAGGGGTTTCAGAAGTTGTTACAGAGGGGGCTTTAA
- the LOC102517466 gene encoding LOW QUALITY PROTEIN: olfactory receptor 52L1 (The sequence of the model RefSeq protein was modified relative to this genomic sequence to represent the inferred CDS: substituted 1 base at 1 genomic stop codon) — MMALSNSSWRLLQPSFFLIGIPGLEESQHCIALPLCVLYLLALVGNVTILFTIWTDPSLHQPMYLFLAMLCGIDLVLASSTAPRTLAVLLVHAHETGYMVCLMQMFFIHAFSSMESGVLVAMALDRYIAICHPLHHSTILHPGIIGRIGVAVLVWGLLLLLPFPILLQRLVFCRATVIGHAYCEHMAVVKLACSETTVNXDYGLAVALLVVGLDILAIGISYAHILQAVLKVPGVEAQLKAFSTCGFHICVILVFYVPGMFSFLTYRFGHHVPHHTHVLLATLYLLVPPALNPLVYGVKTQQIRQRVLRVLYIKGWV; from the coding sequence ATGATGGCTCTGAGTAATTCCAGCTGGAGGCTGCTCCAGCCTTCTTTTTTCCTGATCGGCATCCCAGGTTTAGAGGAAAGCCAGCACTGTATAGCATTGCCGCTGTGTGTCCTTTACCTCCTTGCTCTAGTGGGCAATGTCACCATCCTCTTCACCATCTGGACTGACCCATCCTTGCACCAGCCTATGTACCTCTTTCTGGCCATGCTGTGTGGCATTGACCTGGTTCTGGCCTCCTCCACTGCCCCCAGAACCCTGGCAGTGCTCCTGGTTCATGCCCATGAGACTGGGTACATGGTCTGCCTGATGCAGATGTTCTTCATCCATGCATTCTCTTCCATGGAGTCAGGTGTCCTTGTGGCCATGGCTCTGGATCGCTACATAGCCATCTGTCACCCTCTGCACCATTCCACCATCCTGCATCCAGGGATCATAGGGCGCATTGGAGTGGCAGTGCTGGTGTGGGGATTActcctgctcctccccttccccatcctgctGCAGAGACTTGTCTTCTGTCGGGCCACTGTCATAGGCCATGCCTATTGTGAACACATGGCTGTGGTAAAACTTGCCTGCTCAGAAACCACAGTGAACTGAGATTATGGGTTGGCAGTGGCATTGCTTGTGGTTGGTCTAGACATCCTGGCCATTGGTATTTCTTATGCCCACATCCTCCAGGCAGTGCTGAAGGTACCAGGGGTTGAGGCCCAACTTAAGGCTTTTAGCACATGTGGGTTTCATATTTGTGTCATCTTGGTCTTCTATGTTCCTGGAATGTTCTCCTTCCTCACTTACCGCTTTGGCCATCATGTGCCCCATCACACCCATGTTCTTCTGGCCACACTCTACCTCCTTGTGCCACCTGCTCTCAATCCACTTGTCTATGGGGTAAAGACTCAGCAGATCCGCCAGCGAGTACTCAGGGTGTTATACATAAAAGGATGGGTCTAA